The DNA sequence AAAGATGTTTCGTGGGTTGCGACTGATGTCGCGACGAGATATTTAATCTAATCGATTCTAAAAACTCTGTCAAGATTTATTTCTCGTTTATTTCTGCCTCCGTTGCGCTCAAATCGTTGCCGATCACTCGCGCCCCAAGGACCGAGCAAACCTACATTATCGCCCTCAGACTGTCAACGCCTTTTTTGTGAATATTTAGGCTTGAAATGGTATATTGCATCTATAACCGTATATTACTGCAAAAAATGAAAAATCCTGCTATTCAAAATCTATGATTGTTTCAGCTTGAATGACGATAGCCGAAAACGACAATACCAAACTCTACCTTACTTAATATTTTATCACTCTAAAACGTATAATGGAAAAGAAAAAAGAACTGTTGAGGAGCTTGCCGAAGGTCGACGAAAGTATGGTCCGCCTTTATCCCGTTATTCCAGAAAAAATTTCTTCAGTTCAATTGAAAAATATTGTTCGACAATGCATCGAAAGAGAAAGGCGAAAGATATTAAGCGACGTTGATAATTACACTGCGCTCACCGATGAGCAATGGCAAAATCTCTTCCTCTCCCAAGTAAAACAAGGGTTGAGGTATAATCTCAGGCGAGTCATCAATGGCACCGGGGTTGTTATCCATACTAATCTCGGACGCTCTCTGCTCTCCGATAAGGCGGCTGAACAACTTGTCCAATGCAGCCGGCATTATACAAATCTTGAGTTTGATCTCAGCAGCGGAAAAAGAGGCAGTCGTTATTCTCTCGTGGAACAACTCATCTGCGAACTCACCGGGGCTGAAGCCGCGCTTGTAGTGAATAACAATGCCGCAGCCGTTCTTCTTGTTATTGATACTCTTGCCCACGGAAAAGAGGCTATTGTTTCACGGGGCGAGCTTGTAGAGATAGGCGGCTCTTTCCGAATTCCAGATGTGATGGCGAAAAGCGGGGCTACACTGATCGAGGTCGGAGCAACCAACAGGACACACTTTTATGACTATGAACGAGCCATTACTGAAGAAACTGCTCTGTTGCTTAAAGTTCACACTTCCAATTTCAGGATACTGGGTTTCACCAAACAGGTGTCCACCGAAGAGTTGGTAACGCTGGCTCGGGATAGGAATATCCGAGTGATGGAGGACCTCGGCAGCGGCTGCCTGCTCGATCTCTCCCCGTTCGGCCTCCCGAAAGAACCGACGGTGCAGGAGGTCGTCAAGTCAGGAGCTGACATAGTTACCTTCAGCGGCGACAAGCTTCTGGGCGGTCCACAGGCTGGTATCATAGTCGGTAAAAAAGAGGTGGTTGAGCAGGTAAAGAAAAACCCCCTGAATCGAGCCCTTCGCATAGATAAGTTCACTCTGGCTTCACTGGAGAGTATTCTGCGCACCTATTATGATTTCGACGAGGCCCTTCTGCATATTCCCACACTCAGAATGCTGACTGAGGAGGCGGGTCTCATTAAAAAGAGAGCGCAAAAGGTTTTGAGAAAATTAAAGAAAGCGAGTATAGAAAATTGTACATTTTCCCTGCAGCCGACCATGTCCCAAACAGGAGGCGGCGCCATCCCCGCCTATGGTCTCGAAAGCTGGGCTCTGCAGCTGTGTCCTGCCGAGGTTTCTCTTAACAGGTTCGAAAGCGACATGCGTGATAGTGCTCTTCCGCTGATCGGCCGCATAGAAGACAATCGTTTTTTGATTGATTTCCGCACTATCCTGGATACTGACATTGCAGAACTTACCCTTCT is a window from the Desulfopila inferna genome containing:
- the selA gene encoding L-seryl-tRNA(Sec) selenium transferase, yielding MEKKKELLRSLPKVDESMVRLYPVIPEKISSVQLKNIVRQCIERERRKILSDVDNYTALTDEQWQNLFLSQVKQGLRYNLRRVINGTGVVIHTNLGRSLLSDKAAEQLVQCSRHYTNLEFDLSSGKRGSRYSLVEQLICELTGAEAALVVNNNAAAVLLVIDTLAHGKEAIVSRGELVEIGGSFRIPDVMAKSGATLIEVGATNRTHFYDYERAITEETALLLKVHTSNFRILGFTKQVSTEELVTLARDRNIRVMEDLGSGCLLDLSPFGLPKEPTVQEVVKSGADIVTFSGDKLLGGPQAGIIVGKKEVVEQVKKNPLNRALRIDKFTLASLESILRTYYDFDEALLHIPTLRMLTEEAGLIKKRAQKVLRKLKKASIENCTFSLQPTMSQTGGGAIPAYGLESWALQLCPAEVSLNRFESDMRDSALPLIGRIEDNRFLIDFRTILDTDIAELTLLLTEYFIK